One part of the Coffea eugenioides isolate CCC68of chromosome 10, Ceug_1.0, whole genome shotgun sequence genome encodes these proteins:
- the LOC113749785 gene encoding S-type anion channel SLAH1-like: MAGQKSQSETEHVMDGATISPSAMTQSFNLSAAIVSKSLILLLTRFHAGYFRISLSLGGQALLWKTLLQPANHVILTTIPIIVWLFALFILVLFSILYILRCVYRFNMVKAEFLHHIGVNYLFAPWISWLLLLQSSPFVAPKNVSYLILWWIFAVPVFVLDVKIYGQWFTKGKRYLTAVANPTSQISVIGNLVGARAAAQMGWQEIAVCLFSLGMVHYLVLFVTLYQRFPGCDRLPAMLRPVFFLFFAAPSMASLAWDTISGSFDIASKMLFFLSLFLFISLICRPFLFKKSMRRYHVAWWAYSFPVTSLALASAEYAQEVEGGVTHAIMLILSGLSVLVILSLLVFTALNTKMLLPDDDPILPTSLPDHPLSTA, from the exons ATGGCAGGCCAAAAATCTCAATCTGAGACCGAACATGTGATGGATGGAGCCACCATCTCTCCAAGTGCAATGACGCAGAGTTTTAACCTCTCAGCCGCCATTGTTTCAAAATCACTGATATTACTACTAACCAGATTCCATGCTGGCTACTTCAGAATAAGCCTCTCTTTAGGTGGTCAGGCCTTGCTATGGAAGACCCTTCTTCAACCAGCCAATCATGTTATCTTGACGACTATACCAATCATAGTGTGGTTATTTGCCTTGTTCATCCTAGTTTTATTCTCCATCCTATATATCCTACGGTGTGTATACCGATTTAACATGGTCAAGGCAGAATTCTTGCACCATATTGGAGTAAATTATCTCTTTGCTCCATGGATATCATGGCTACTCTTACTTCAATCTTCTCCTTTTGTAGCTCCCAAGAATGTCTCCTACCTTATCCTTTGGTGGATTTTTGCAGTTCCAGTCTTTGTGCTGGACGTCAAAATATACGGCCAATGGTTTACCAAAGGAAAGAGGTATTTGACGGCGGTAGCAAATCCGACGAGCCAAATATCGGTCATAGGGAACTTGGTTGGGGCAAGAGCTGCAGCTCAAATGGGATGGCAAGAAATTGCAGTCTGCTTGTTTTCACTGGGGATGGTTCATTATTTAGTGCTATTTGTAACGCTTTATCAGAGATTCCCGGGGTGCGATCGGCTGCCGGCAATGTTACGGCCCgttttcttcttgttctttGCAGCACCAAGCATGGCAAGCTTGGCTTGGGACACCATATCTGGAAGCTTCGATATTGCGTCCAAGATGCTATTCTTTCTGTCACTCTTCCTGTTCATATCACTG ATTTGCAGACCCTTCCTTTTCAAGAAATCCATGAGAAGATACCACGTCGCATGGTGGGCTTACTCTTTTCCGGTAACTTCTCTAGCGTTAGCTTCAGCAGAATACGCTCAAGAGGTGGAAGGCGGTGTAACACATGCGATCATGCTCATTCTATCAGGGCTATCTGTTCTGGTGATCCTGAGTCTTTTGGTCTTCACTGCTCTAAATACCAAAATGCTTCTGCCGGACGATGATCCCATTCTCCCCACTAGCCTCCCAGATCATCCCTTATCCactgcatga